One region of Myxococcus stipitatus genomic DNA includes:
- a CDS encoding DUF1015 family protein: MARVHPFPALLTPLAHSLEPSGYVPRSNAVPQPSHVRPLLEAANPSAELRRQRDAGMLLRDTRPALYLVEVHGPAGKLAGPPVRYLLGALQPDAGTPLEHDPYRPRAWEAEPAVTLTADDHGVFRALLAEASERSVLVWEGRYDGHVLSLRRIEPSPVAKRIQAVLDEAPMRPLTALNESGLTLAAVVPLADPGLELRPIHRALKGVETFNEETFLTLVTAYARVYELDMPLDTPRGQVAARERLATMISGQHAVLLVLPGGRGRILRFRQGLDLAHLKGAPRNPTLRSLDLALLNALVLRTVLGIQDPESPGHPQVFPVQGLEALVQGVESGTFQAGFALNPPPVWEVRAVMEAQATLPPRTLRVEPLPPAGLLFLDTQA; encoded by the coding sequence ATGGCGCGTGTCCATCCGTTCCCGGCCCTGCTGACCCCACTGGCGCATTCGCTGGAGCCCAGTGGCTACGTGCCGCGCAGCAACGCGGTTCCTCAGCCGTCGCACGTCCGGCCGCTCCTCGAGGCGGCGAACCCCAGCGCGGAGCTGCGGCGCCAGCGGGACGCCGGGATGCTGCTGCGCGACACCCGGCCCGCGCTCTATCTGGTGGAGGTCCACGGCCCTGCTGGCAAGCTGGCGGGCCCCCCGGTTCGGTACCTGCTCGGGGCGCTCCAGCCGGACGCCGGGACGCCCCTGGAGCACGACCCCTACCGGCCCCGGGCCTGGGAGGCCGAGCCCGCCGTCACGCTGACGGCGGATGACCACGGCGTCTTCCGGGCGCTGCTCGCGGAGGCGAGCGAGCGCTCGGTGCTGGTGTGGGAAGGGCGGTACGACGGGCACGTCCTGTCGCTGCGCCGCATCGAGCCCTCGCCGGTGGCCAAGCGCATCCAGGCGGTGCTGGACGAGGCGCCCATGCGTCCGCTCACCGCGCTGAACGAGAGCGGCCTGACGCTTGCCGCCGTGGTTCCGCTGGCCGATCCGGGGCTGGAGTTGCGGCCCATCCACCGCGCGCTCAAGGGCGTGGAGACCTTCAATGAGGAGACGTTCCTCACGCTGGTGACGGCCTATGCGCGGGTCTACGAACTGGACATGCCGCTGGACACGCCCCGGGGCCAGGTGGCCGCGCGCGAGCGGCTGGCGACGATGATCTCCGGCCAGCACGCGGTGCTGCTGGTGCTGCCCGGAGGCCGGGGGCGCATCCTTCGCTTCCGACAGGGGCTGGACCTGGCCCACCTGAAGGGCGCGCCCCGCAACCCGACGCTGCGCAGCCTGGACCTGGCGCTGCTCAACGCGCTGGTGCTGCGGACGGTGCTGGGCATCCAGGACCCGGAGTCCCCGGGGCACCCGCAGGTGTTCCCGGTGCAGGGGTTGGAGGCGCTGGTGCAGGGGGTCGAGTCGGGGACGTTCCAGGCGGGCTTCGCGCTCAACCCACCTCCGGTATGGGAGGTGCGCGCGGTGATGGAGGCGCAGGCGACCCTGCCTCCGCGGACGTTGCGTGTGGAACCGCTGCCGCCCGCGGGCCTTCTGTTCCTCGACACGCAAGCCTAG